Proteins from a genomic interval of Corynebacterium deserti GIMN1.010:
- the glmM gene encoding phosphoglucosamine mutase, with protein MTRLFGTDGVRGLANEVLTAPLALKLGAAAAHVLTAEKRVDGRRPVAIVGRDPRVSGEMLAAALSAGMASQGVDVIRVGVIPTPAVAFLTDNYGADMGVMISASHNPMPDNGIKFFSAGGHKLPDHVEDEIERVMDSLPAEGPTGHGVGRVIEEATDAQDRYLEHLKEAVSGSLEGITVVVDAANGAASVVAPKAYEAAGATVIAIHNKPDSYNINMDCGSTHIDQVQAAVLKHGADLGLAHDGDADRCLAVDKDGNIVDGDQIMAILAIAMKENGELRKNTLVGTVMSNLGLKIAMDDAGITLRTTKVGDRYVLEDLKAGGFSLGGEQSGHIVLPDHGTTGDGTLTGLSIMARMAETGKSLGELAQAMTVLPQVLINVPVSDKSTIVSHPSVVAAIAEAEAELGATGRVLLRASGTEELFRVMVEAGEKEQARRIAGRLAAVVAEV; from the coding sequence ATGACTCGACTTTTTGGAACTGATGGCGTCCGCGGACTAGCCAATGAAGTACTCACTGCACCTTTGGCCCTGAAACTGGGTGCTGCTGCAGCTCACGTACTTACCGCAGAGAAACGCGTAGATGGACGTCGCCCGGTTGCGATCGTTGGCCGAGATCCTCGAGTCTCTGGAGAGATGCTCGCGGCAGCACTTTCAGCAGGTATGGCTAGCCAGGGTGTTGATGTTATTCGCGTTGGAGTCATCCCAACCCCAGCCGTGGCATTCCTGACCGATAATTACGGTGCTGACATGGGTGTGATGATTTCTGCTTCCCATAACCCAATGCCGGACAATGGAATCAAGTTCTTCTCCGCAGGTGGACACAAGCTTCCAGACCACGTGGAAGACGAGATTGAGCGTGTCATGGACAGCTTGCCAGCAGAAGGCCCAACTGGGCATGGAGTTGGCCGTGTGATTGAAGAAGCAACCGATGCACAGGACCGCTACTTAGAGCACCTGAAGGAAGCTGTCTCTGGTTCTTTGGAAGGCATAACTGTGGTTGTTGATGCTGCCAATGGTGCGGCAAGCGTTGTAGCTCCAAAGGCTTATGAGGCTGCGGGTGCAACTGTAATTGCTATTCATAACAAGCCAGACTCATACAACATCAACATGGACTGCGGTTCCACCCACATTGATCAGGTTCAAGCGGCAGTTCTGAAGCACGGTGCTGATCTTGGACTCGCGCATGACGGTGATGCTGACCGTTGCTTGGCTGTGGACAAGGACGGCAACATCGTTGATGGCGACCAAATCATGGCGATCCTCGCAATTGCGATGAAAGAAAACGGCGAGCTGCGCAAGAACACCCTTGTGGGTACGGTGATGAGCAACTTGGGACTGAAGATTGCCATGGATGACGCAGGCATCACGCTGCGTACCACCAAGGTGGGAGACCGCTACGTGCTGGAAGACCTCAAGGCAGGTGGATTCAGCCTTGGCGGCGAGCAATCTGGCCACATTGTTCTTCCAGATCACGGCACCACTGGCGATGGAACCTTGACTGGTCTTTCCATCATGGCGCGCATGGCTGAAACCGGAAAGTCCTTGGGCGAGTTGGCACAAGCTATGACGGTGCTGCCTCAGGTTCTCATCAATGTGCCAGTTTCTGATAAGTCCACCATCGTGAGCCACCCAAGCGTTGTGGCTGCGATCGCGGAAGCAGAAGCTGAGTTGGGCGCCACCGGTCGTGTGCTGTTACGTGCATCGGGAACGGAGGAACTCTTCCGTGTCATGGTTGAGGCAGGGGAGAAGGAACAGGCTCGTCGTATTGCAGGTCGACTCGCTGCGGTAGTCGCCGAGGTTTAA
- a CDS encoding poly(ethylene terephthalate) hydrolase family protein: MAENLNKHLSKLSKRGPFRVLVGDMNYAGIPGKIYTPAEGNGIPGVAFGHDWLKNIKYYHQTLRHLASWGIAVAAPDTENGFMPDHKGFASDLDSAMQILGGVKLGAGNVTVNPARLGVVGHGMGGGAAVLASANRELVRAVGAIYPAKTSPSAIDAAFAVNAPGLVIGSASLGLFETGEPAKLAANWAGDVCYRELEKGNQQGFSEDTMFKLVAGIGSPQTAAQETVRGLLTGFLLATLAEEKKYKGFAEPDAEAKKVQSYFGQELQEKAYPKDTSPFAFLNESK; encoded by the coding sequence GTGGCTGAGAATCTGAACAAACACCTGTCCAAGTTGTCCAAGCGCGGACCTTTCCGCGTCCTGGTCGGCGATATGAACTACGCCGGGATCCCAGGCAAGATTTACACCCCCGCTGAAGGCAACGGCATCCCTGGCGTGGCGTTTGGCCACGACTGGTTGAAGAACATTAAGTACTACCACCAAACATTGCGACATCTCGCTTCCTGGGGCATCGCCGTTGCAGCACCTGATACCGAAAACGGATTCATGCCAGATCACAAGGGTTTCGCCTCTGATCTGGATTCCGCAATGCAAATTCTGGGTGGCGTGAAGCTTGGTGCCGGCAATGTCACCGTAAACCCTGCCCGCCTCGGCGTTGTGGGACACGGCATGGGTGGTGGCGCTGCGGTTCTGGCATCTGCTAACCGTGAGCTCGTACGCGCAGTTGGTGCGATTTACCCAGCAAAGACCTCCCCTTCGGCTATCGACGCCGCCTTCGCGGTCAATGCTCCCGGCCTTGTCATCGGATCGGCGAGTCTCGGTCTGTTTGAGACTGGTGAACCCGCCAAGCTTGCTGCCAACTGGGCTGGCGATGTGTGCTACCGCGAGCTGGAAAAAGGCAACCAGCAGGGATTTTCTGAGGACACCATGTTCAAGCTGGTTGCCGGAATCGGCAGTCCACAGACTGCAGCTCAAGAAACTGTCCGCGGTCTTCTGACCGGTTTCCTCCTGGCCACTTTGGCAGAGGAGAAGAAATACAAGGGATTCGCCGAGCCGGATGCAGAGGCGAAGAAAGTCCAGTCCTACTTCGGCCAGGAATTGCAGGAGAAGGCATACCCAAAGGACACTTCTCCATTCGCGTTTCTCAATGAGAGCAAGTAA
- the alr gene encoding alanine racemase, producing MNLLTTKIDLDAIASNTRLLKELVGDTKLMAVVKADAYNHGVDKVAPVIAANGADAFGVATLAEAIQLRQLGIDKEVLCWIWTPEQDFRKAIDLNIDLAVISKEHAQALIDTDVPHIRVSVKVDTGLHRSGVDEAEWEEVFALLHAAPHIEVTGLFTHLARADEPEEPETDRQKEKFLQAVESARSVGLECPTNHMCNSPATLTRPDMHFQMVRPGLALYGLEPISGLDHGLKAAMSWVGKVSVVKQISAGQGTSYGLTWRAHDNGYVAVVPAGYADGMPRMAQEKFSVTINGVDYPQVGRVCMDQIVISLGDNPHGVAAGDEAVIFGNGGHSATEFADRLGTINYEVVCRPTGRTIREYI from the coding sequence ATGAACCTGCTGACCACCAAAATAGATCTCGACGCTATCGCCTCCAACACTCGTTTACTGAAAGAACTAGTGGGTGATACCAAGTTGATGGCGGTGGTGAAGGCGGATGCGTACAACCATGGTGTCGATAAGGTCGCGCCGGTGATTGCCGCGAACGGCGCTGACGCTTTTGGTGTGGCCACGCTGGCAGAGGCGATCCAGCTGAGGCAATTGGGTATCGATAAGGAGGTACTGTGCTGGATTTGGACTCCGGAGCAGGACTTCCGTAAGGCGATTGACCTGAACATTGACCTGGCGGTGATCTCGAAGGAACATGCGCAGGCGCTGATCGACACGGATGTGCCTCATATTCGGGTGTCGGTGAAAGTGGACACTGGACTGCATCGATCAGGTGTTGATGAAGCCGAGTGGGAAGAGGTCTTTGCCCTGCTGCATGCTGCACCCCACATTGAGGTGACTGGGTTGTTTACTCACTTGGCCCGCGCAGATGAGCCGGAAGAGCCAGAGACAGATAGGCAAAAAGAGAAATTCTTGCAGGCGGTGGAATCGGCACGCAGTGTTGGGTTGGAATGTCCGACAAACCACATGTGTAATTCGCCCGCAACTTTGACACGGCCCGATATGCATTTTCAAATGGTTCGACCTGGATTGGCACTGTACGGGTTGGAACCAATTTCAGGGCTCGACCACGGGTTGAAGGCGGCGATGAGTTGGGTGGGCAAAGTGAGCGTCGTCAAGCAAATTTCGGCCGGCCAGGGCACCTCTTATGGCCTTACCTGGCGCGCCCACGACAATGGTTACGTGGCGGTAGTGCCCGCGGGGTACGCAGATGGCATGCCGCGGATGGCACAGGAAAAGTTCTCAGTGACGATTAATGGCGTGGACTATCCGCAGGTCGGACGCGTATGCATGGATCAGATTGTGATTTCGTTGGGAGACAATCCGCACGGTGTGGCTGCTGGGGATGAAGCCGTGATCTTTGGCAACGGTGGACACAGCGCGACCGAATTTGCCGATCGATTGGGCACCATTAACTATGAAGTGGTCTGCCGACCAACAGGCCGCACTATCAGGGAATATATTTAG
- the tsaE gene encoding tRNA (adenosine(37)-N6)-threonylcarbamoyltransferase complex ATPase subunit type 1 TsaE yields the protein MRTGFPASGTQRFERATDTQQFGEELGKHLEAGDVVILDGPLGAGKTTFTQGIAKGMQVKGRVTSPTFVIAREHRSEVGGPGLIHMDAYRLLGEDPDADDADPIGALDSLDLDTDLDSAVVVAEWGGGLVEQIADAYLLVSIDRDSAVAEDPDSEARIFSWEWRNGA from the coding sequence ATGAGAACTGGATTTCCCGCATCGGGCACGCAACGTTTCGAGCGCGCGACGGATACTCAACAGTTTGGTGAGGAACTCGGCAAGCATTTGGAAGCAGGTGATGTGGTGATTCTGGACGGTCCGTTAGGTGCGGGAAAAACCACATTTACTCAGGGCATCGCAAAGGGCATGCAAGTCAAAGGTCGCGTCACCTCGCCGACTTTTGTCATCGCGCGTGAACACCGCTCCGAGGTGGGAGGTCCTGGACTGATTCATATGGATGCATACCGCCTGCTGGGCGAGGACCCTGATGCAGACGATGCTGACCCCATTGGCGCGTTGGACTCCTTGGACCTGGACACTGACCTGGATTCTGCTGTTGTGGTGGCGGAATGGGGCGGTGGCTTGGTGGAGCAGATCGCGGATGCGTATCTGCTAGTGAGCATTGACCGAGATAGTGCTGTGGCGGAGGATCCCGATTCTGAAGCGCGCATTTTTAGTTGGGAGTGGCGCAACGGGGCGTAA
- a CDS encoding aspartate:alanine exchanger family transporter → MLDFLASNPLIALVVILAIGLAIGRINFFGLSLGAAAVLLVALGFSTANPDILIPPIVYQIGLAMFVYVIGLSAGPAFFSEFAKKGWKLTIFMIALLATLIGLAWVLVKGFGLNDAIGAGMFTGALTSTPGMAGIVELIEGIDPSLAGEPVIGYSLAYPGAVFGSILVAAVGAKLLKVDHREDARKEGLVTAPLVWKGVQLKPEITGRVGDLPRLSGQSIIATRIVDDPHSHRLADPDLPITPGMELLINGTEEAVDKAIVALGEERETKIEDTELVYTRVTVSNPEVAGRTVAELDTVAHGFMIARIRQGDSEVVPKPDTVINYSDRVRVVVAPGRVAEVRKFLGNSEKSLADVNLMPFAIGLALGLLLGAIPIPLPGGTSMSLGFGGGPIIVGLILGALKHTGKITWQMPFHANRTISTLGLALFLAGVGTSAGAGFRQALTDPSSLMYMGGGLIITLASALLCAVIGMTVLKLRWDEAMGVAAGATTNPAIISYLNNQTGTDLANRGYATVYPTAMIGKIIGAQILFLLL, encoded by the coding sequence GTGCTTGATTTCCTAGCATCGAACCCATTGATCGCACTGGTGGTTATTTTGGCCATTGGTCTGGCGATTGGGCGCATTAACTTTTTCGGGCTGTCGCTCGGTGCTGCCGCTGTGTTGTTGGTGGCGCTTGGATTTTCGACGGCAAACCCTGACATCCTCATCCCGCCGATTGTGTACCAAATAGGTCTCGCGATGTTCGTCTACGTGATCGGCCTTTCTGCAGGTCCGGCGTTTTTTAGTGAGTTCGCCAAGAAAGGTTGGAAACTTACTATCTTCATGATTGCGTTGCTAGCCACGCTGATTGGGTTGGCGTGGGTGCTCGTTAAGGGATTTGGGCTTAACGACGCCATCGGTGCCGGTATGTTCACCGGCGCGCTGACGTCGACTCCAGGTATGGCAGGGATCGTGGAGCTGATCGAAGGGATTGATCCTTCGCTTGCTGGTGAACCGGTTATTGGTTATTCCCTGGCATACCCGGGTGCTGTGTTCGGTTCGATCCTCGTTGCAGCGGTAGGCGCGAAGCTGTTGAAGGTGGATCACCGTGAAGACGCTCGTAAAGAAGGCCTTGTTACCGCACCTCTCGTGTGGAAGGGCGTTCAGCTCAAGCCGGAAATCACTGGTCGGGTTGGGGATTTGCCGAGGTTGTCTGGGCAGAGCATTATTGCCACCCGCATTGTGGACGATCCGCATTCTCACCGATTGGCCGATCCTGATCTGCCGATCACGCCGGGCATGGAGCTGTTGATCAACGGCACGGAAGAGGCCGTCGATAAGGCAATTGTTGCGTTGGGTGAGGAGCGCGAAACCAAAATCGAAGACACTGAGCTGGTGTATACCCGTGTGACTGTGTCGAATCCTGAGGTGGCTGGCCGAACTGTTGCTGAGCTCGACACCGTGGCGCACGGTTTTATGATCGCTCGTATCCGCCAAGGTGATTCCGAGGTGGTGCCCAAGCCTGATACGGTGATCAACTATTCCGACCGTGTGCGCGTCGTTGTTGCTCCGGGTCGTGTCGCTGAGGTTCGAAAGTTCCTGGGAAATTCCGAAAAGTCGCTGGCAGATGTCAATCTTATGCCTTTCGCCATCGGCCTTGCACTTGGTTTGCTGCTGGGTGCTATCCCCATTCCGCTTCCTGGTGGAACCTCCATGTCGTTGGGCTTTGGTGGTGGCCCTATCATCGTTGGTTTGATTTTGGGTGCGTTGAAGCACACCGGAAAGATCACGTGGCAGATGCCGTTCCACGCAAACCGCACCATTTCCACGCTTGGTTTGGCCTTGTTCTTGGCAGGTGTGGGAACGTCGGCGGGTGCTGGTTTCCGCCAGGCGCTTACTGATCCGTCGTCGCTGATGTACATGGGTGGCGGATTGATCATTACCTTGGCGTCCGCGTTGCTGTGTGCGGTCATCGGTATGACGGTGCTGAAGCTGCGGTGGGATGAAGCAATGGGCGTTGCAGCCGGTGCAACCACGAACCCGGCTATCATTTCCTACCTCAATAACCAGACTGGAACTGATCTTGCCAATAGGGGATATGCCACTGTCTATCCCACGGCGATGATCGGTAAGATTATTGGTGCGCAGATACTGTTCTTGCTGCTCTAG
- a CDS encoding alpha/beta fold hydrolase: MTKTLGSLILDEITLTVPLSTDADDTRTIDVFARIVTRSGGENLPYLVFLQGGPGNEAPRPSLSPLNPNWLGVALEEYRVVMLDQRGTGLSTPVNDDILNKPAEDVAEYLTHLRADGIVRDAEAVRKHLGVEKWNLLGQSFGGFTTLHYLSRHADSLDTVYFTGGLSAIDRPAEDVYINCYNRMRRNSEEFYRRFPQLRDTFGNLVELARAGEIVLPTGEVVSETRLRSLGHLLGSNDGWFDLYSLLERDPKSNAFLHDLAGLLPFGNRNPLYYVLHESSYADGVVTNWAAERVLPDDFREDPTLLTGEHVFQEWMDTVPSLKPWKDVALILAQNEWPKLYDAQALQNSNAKGAAAVYANDVFVPLDYSLETAAHMPGVQLFITSQHEHNGLRSSAGAVLKHLFDLAHGREVR, encoded by the coding sequence ATGACAAAAACCCTTGGCAGCCTGATATTGGACGAGATCACCCTCACCGTCCCTCTCTCCACTGATGCTGATGACACCCGCACCATCGATGTCTTCGCTCGCATCGTAACCCGATCTGGCGGAGAAAACCTGCCTTACCTGGTCTTCTTGCAGGGTGGTCCAGGTAATGAGGCTCCTCGTCCAAGCCTTAGCCCCCTGAACCCCAATTGGTTGGGTGTGGCGCTGGAGGAATACCGCGTGGTCATGTTGGATCAGCGTGGAACGGGCCTGTCCACCCCGGTTAATGATGACATCTTGAACAAGCCTGCCGAGGATGTCGCAGAGTACCTCACTCACTTGCGCGCAGATGGCATTGTGCGCGATGCGGAAGCAGTGCGGAAACACCTTGGCGTTGAGAAGTGGAATCTGTTGGGACAGTCTTTCGGTGGATTCACCACGCTGCACTACCTATCACGCCATGCTGATTCCTTGGACACTGTGTATTTCACTGGTGGCCTCAGCGCGATTGATCGCCCGGCAGAAGACGTCTACATCAATTGCTACAACCGGATGCGCCGCAATTCGGAGGAGTTTTATCGTCGATTCCCGCAGCTGCGCGATACGTTCGGCAACCTTGTCGAGCTTGCTCGCGCAGGTGAGATCGTTTTGCCGACCGGTGAAGTCGTATCGGAAACCCGCCTGCGTTCGCTCGGTCACCTGCTGGGCAGCAACGACGGTTGGTTCGATCTCTACAGTTTGCTGGAGCGCGACCCGAAGTCCAACGCTTTCCTCCACGATCTCGCAGGTCTCTTGCCGTTTGGTAATCGCAATCCGCTGTACTACGTGCTCCACGAGTCCTCCTATGCCGACGGCGTGGTCACCAACTGGGCTGCTGAGCGCGTGTTACCTGATGATTTCCGCGAGGATCCCACCCTGCTCACCGGCGAGCACGTTTTCCAGGAATGGATGGATACCGTGCCTTCTTTGAAGCCGTGGAAAGACGTCGCGCTAATTCTTGCGCAAAACGAGTGGCCAAAGCTTTACGACGCGCAGGCGCTCCAGAACTCCAACGCCAAGGGCGCAGCTGCGGTCTATGCCAATGACGTGTTCGTTCCGCTGGATTACTCCCTGGAAACCGCAGCGCACATGCCTGGCGTGCAACTTTTCATCACCAGCCAACACGAACACAATGGTCTGCGCTCCAGTGCAGGCGCTGTGCTCAAGCACCTTTTCGATCTTGCCCACGGCCGAGAGGTACGCTGA
- the tsaB gene encoding tRNA (adenosine(37)-N6)-threonylcarbamoyltransferase complex dimerization subunit type 1 TsaB codes for MLVLALDTSTPDLIVGIVESDTGATVAQTIIEDTRAHNEQLTPTVQKTLVDASLNFADISAVVVGCGPGPFTGLRVGMVSGAAFGDALGIPVFGVCSLDAIAHSINAHDKGNVLVATDARRREIYWATYHNGQRSLGPDVIAPGKLTFDDAVDTVDLVSIPAHLHEKLSEDLQAVPVNAGKPLPASLVAVSDLTATPEPLVPLYLRRPDAKEPKPKPKSAAIPEVDLS; via the coding sequence GTGTTAGTACTTGCCCTGGATACCTCCACCCCTGACCTGATCGTTGGCATCGTCGAATCAGATACCGGCGCCACCGTCGCGCAAACCATCATTGAGGACACGCGCGCGCACAACGAGCAGCTCACGCCCACCGTGCAAAAAACGCTTGTCGACGCCTCCTTGAACTTTGCAGACATTTCCGCCGTCGTCGTGGGTTGCGGCCCAGGGCCCTTCACGGGCCTTCGCGTGGGAATGGTTTCTGGAGCAGCATTCGGTGACGCTCTTGGAATCCCAGTGTTTGGCGTGTGTTCCTTGGATGCGATTGCCCACAGCATTAACGCTCACGACAAGGGCAATGTCCTGGTGGCAACGGATGCTCGCCGCCGAGAAATCTACTGGGCAACCTATCACAATGGTCAGCGCAGTCTCGGCCCTGATGTCATTGCGCCGGGCAAGCTCACCTTTGACGATGCGGTGGACACCGTGGATCTGGTGTCCATTCCAGCCCACCTCCACGAAAAGCTTTCGGAGGACCTCCAAGCAGTGCCAGTTAATGCGGGTAAACCATTGCCCGCAAGCTTGGTGGCGGTTTCTGACCTCACAGCAACTCCGGAGCCGTTGGTGCCGCTGTATCTGCGTCGACCCGATGCCAAAGAACCCAAGCCAAAGCCTAAATCCGCAGCAATCCCAGAGGTTGATCTGTCATGA
- the rimI gene encoding ribosomal protein S18-alanine N-acetyltransferase, with protein MSDHFELRELRREDAQRCADLEKILFPGDNPWPRDVFAVEFSHPTTFYIGAFDDELLVAYAGLAMMGPAEDPEFEIHTIGVDPEYQRRGLGRVLMDQMMHAADSHDGPVFLEVRTDNEPAIAMYEAFGFTTLAVRKNYYRPSGADAYTMQRARLSDREQKNEGNE; from the coding sequence ATGAGTGACCACTTTGAGTTAAGAGAACTTCGTCGAGAAGACGCACAACGCTGCGCTGACCTGGAAAAGATTCTCTTCCCCGGGGATAACCCCTGGCCACGTGATGTTTTTGCGGTGGAGTTTTCGCACCCCACTACGTTTTACATTGGGGCTTTCGACGACGAGCTCTTAGTCGCTTATGCGGGTTTGGCCATGATGGGGCCTGCGGAAGATCCAGAATTTGAAATCCACACCATTGGTGTTGATCCCGAGTATCAGCGCAGGGGATTGGGGCGCGTCCTCATGGATCAGATGATGCACGCTGCTGATTCTCATGATGGACCGGTGTTTTTGGAAGTGCGCACGGACAATGAACCAGCCATCGCCATGTATGAGGCGTTTGGGTTTACAACGCTTGCCGTGCGCAAGAATTACTACCGACCATCAGGTGCGGATGCCTACACGATGCAACGGGCACGTCTGAGTGATCGAGAACAGAAGAACGAGGGGAACGAATGA
- the tsaD gene encoding tRNA (adenosine(37)-N6)-threonylcarbamoyltransferase complex transferase subunit TsaD, whose translation MIVLGIESSCDETGVGVVKLDEHGNLEILADAVASSMQEHARFGGVVPEIASRAHLESMVPVMREALKEAGVDKPDAVAATVGPGLAGALLVGASAAKAYAAAWDVPFYAVNHLGGHVAVANLEGETLPHSVALLVSGGHTQLLEVEAVGLPMKELGSTLDDAAGEAYDKVSRLLGLGYPGGPIIDKLARRGNPDAIAFPRGLMKKSDSRYDFSFSGLKTAVARYVEAAERNGEVISVEDVCASFQEAVCDVLTAKAVRAGRDVGAKVLLLGGGVAANSRLRELAQERCASAGIELRVPRFKLCTDNGVMIAALAAQRIHEGAKESPISVGTDPSLSVETPQVF comes from the coding sequence ATGATCGTCCTGGGAATTGAAAGCTCCTGCGATGAAACAGGAGTTGGCGTGGTCAAGCTTGATGAGCACGGTAACCTGGAAATTCTGGCGGATGCTGTGGCCTCATCCATGCAGGAGCATGCACGTTTTGGTGGCGTTGTTCCTGAGATTGCATCCCGTGCGCACCTTGAATCGATGGTTCCGGTGATGAGGGAGGCGTTAAAGGAGGCAGGCGTCGATAAGCCTGACGCTGTAGCGGCAACTGTCGGGCCTGGCCTGGCGGGCGCTTTGTTGGTGGGTGCTAGTGCCGCGAAGGCGTATGCCGCCGCCTGGGACGTGCCGTTTTACGCGGTAAACCACTTGGGTGGGCACGTGGCAGTGGCCAATTTGGAGGGCGAGACGTTGCCGCATTCTGTGGCGTTGCTGGTCTCCGGTGGGCACACCCAGCTGCTAGAGGTTGAGGCTGTTGGTTTGCCCATGAAGGAGCTGGGTTCCACGCTGGATGACGCCGCTGGTGAGGCCTATGACAAGGTGTCGCGCTTGCTGGGCTTGGGCTACCCGGGTGGTCCGATTATTGATAAGTTGGCGCGCCGCGGTAACCCTGATGCCATTGCGTTTCCGCGTGGCCTGATGAAGAAGTCTGATTCGCGTTATGATTTCAGCTTCTCTGGGCTCAAAACTGCGGTCGCTCGTTATGTAGAGGCTGCAGAGCGCAACGGTGAAGTCATTTCCGTGGAAGACGTGTGCGCGTCCTTCCAGGAAGCCGTGTGCGATGTGTTGACTGCCAAGGCCGTGCGTGCCGGCCGTGATGTTGGAGCAAAGGTCCTTCTGCTTGGTGGTGGCGTGGCCGCGAACTCCAGGCTGCGTGAGCTTGCCCAGGAACGCTGCGCCAGCGCGGGCATTGAGTTGCGTGTGCCACGGTTTAAGTTGTGCACCGACAACGGTGTGATGATCGCTGCTTTGGCTGCCCAACGAATCCACGAAGGGGCCAAGGAATCACCAATTTCGGTGGGAACTGATCCTTCTTTGTCAGTTGAGACCCCGCAGGTGTTTTAA